The Bacteroidota bacterium genome has a segment encoding these proteins:
- a CDS encoding 2-dehydropantoate 2-reductase, translated as MISENKKKKVAIIGIGPVGMILSVHLQEAGLEVAVCDLDKIKSNLIKTNGVVLEGVINKKASFKNVFSSIADLEKFNPDLLVVCLKTTHLPSAMKEIEKLSNTSLGVICAMNGIDVEQMASRVIGESRTFRMVINFAGNLTAPNSTKVTFFTPPNYLASVDDSRKTQAEEICGWLNKVSLETKSIGSFELLKRVWEKTILNASLSALCAVGRMTIKEAMSNSDTVELVEQIIEEAVEVAEAEKIKFDDDFIRTCLRYLGKAGNHFPSLAVDLLNGRPTEIDYLNGKIVEYGRKHYVRTSLNLTFTNMVKAMSDKNFSTSVQTAKAAVAQNMVAKEMIAKNGSSKLLKYFLGVDLGSAYTKFTVIDEHEKIVFQTALKTLNRDKISVRHVIEALKKEYTVSHICATGYGRKHFADADLIKTELNCAALGVSKYFSGAKNIIDIGGEDIKVIKCKEDNNIENFYLNDKCAAGTGSFITEVAERADIRISDMSDLARKSTFSKELNSFCTVFAKTEIMSWMFEGLPIEDIAKGIYISIVNRIMKLRIDPLSPIYLIGGVIAHNPFLKNLLQERYKKEVSVVEKPQFVVSFGAAIYAKESTAKTDSLDKTEATHQPIK; from the coding sequence ATGATATCAGAAAATAAAAAGAAAAAAGTTGCCATCATTGGAATCGGCCCCGTGGGAATGATCCTTTCCGTTCACTTGCAGGAAGCGGGACTGGAAGTTGCTGTTTGTGACCTTGACAAAATAAAAAGCAATCTTATCAAAACAAACGGAGTTGTGCTGGAAGGTGTGATTAACAAAAAAGCTTCTTTTAAAAATGTTTTTAGTTCCATTGCGGATCTTGAAAAATTTAATCCTGATTTGCTGGTGGTTTGTCTAAAGACCACTCATCTTCCTTCCGCCATGAAGGAGATTGAGAAATTAAGCAACACTTCGCTTGGAGTAATATGCGCAATGAACGGAATTGATGTCGAGCAGATGGCTTCTCGCGTGATTGGAGAAAGCAGAACTTTCCGCATGGTCATCAATTTTGCAGGCAATCTCACTGCGCCAAACAGCACGAAAGTTACATTCTTCACTCCTCCGAATTACCTTGCGTCTGTAGATGATTCAAGAAAAACACAAGCAGAAGAAATTTGCGGATGGCTGAATAAAGTTTCGCTCGAAACAAAATCCATCGGTTCATTTGAATTACTCAAACGTGTTTGGGAAAAAACCATTCTGAATGCATCACTCAGCGCCTTGTGTGCCGTGGGAAGAATGACCATTAAAGAAGCCATGAGCAACTCGGATACCGTTGAATTGGTGGAGCAGATTATTGAGGAAGCGGTGGAAGTAGCAGAAGCTGAAAAAATAAAATTTGATGACGATTTTATTCGCACCTGTCTTCGCTACTTAGGCAAAGCAGGAAATCATTTTCCATCATTGGCTGTTGATTTGTTGAACGGTCGTCCGACTGAAATTGATTACCTCAACGGAAAAATTGTGGAGTACGGACGCAAGCATTACGTCCGCACTTCCCTTAATCTTACTTTCACGAACATGGTGAAAGCGATGTCGGACAAAAATTTTTCTACATCCGTTCAGACGGCTAAAGCTGCTGTTGCGCAAAATATGGTTGCGAAAGAAATGATCGCAAAAAACGGCAGTTCGAAATTGCTCAAGTATTTTCTGGGAGTTGACTTGGGTTCGGCTTACACAAAATTCACGGTCATTGACGAACATGAAAAAATAGTTTTTCAAACAGCGCTCAAAACGTTAAACCGCGATAAAATTTCTGTGCGCCATGTGATTGAAGCATTGAAAAAAGAATATACAGTTTCCCACATCTGTGCGACCGGTTACGGGCGCAAGCATTTTGCGGATGCCGACCTGATTAAAACAGAATTAAACTGCGCTGCGCTCGGAGTTTCAAAATATTTTTCGGGAGCAAAAAACATTATTGACATTGGCGGAGAAGACATTAAAGTGATTAAATGCAAAGAGGATAATAACATTGAAAATTTTTATCTTAATGATAAATGCGCAGCAGGAACGGGTTCGTTCATCACCGAAGTTGCTGAACGCGCTGACATCCGCATTTCCGATATGAGCGACCTCGCAAGAAAATCAACTTTCAGCAAAGAACTGAATAGTTTCTGTACTGTGTTTGCAAAAACAGAAATCATGAGCTGGATGTTTGAAGGGCTGCCGATTGAAGACATCGCAAAAGGAATTTACATCTCAATTGTCAACCGCATTATGAAACTGAGAATTGATCCTCTCTCACCCATTTATCTGATTGGAGGAGTGATTGCACATAATCCGTTTTTAAAAAATTTATTACAGGAGCGATATAAAAAGGAAGTAAGTGTGGTTGAAAAACCACAGTTTGTTGTTTCTTTTGGGGCGGCAATCTATGCGAAAGAATCAACTGCTAAAACGGATTCGCTTGACAAAACAGAAGCAACTCATCAACCAATAAAATAA
- a CDS encoding enoyl-CoA hydratase/isomerase family protein, whose protein sequence is MKKVIVKYSHGNSIARITLTDGKGNVLDHLMMEELQSVFNEFKSKPEIKLITFEGAGKHFSFGASVEEHKKEFAAAMLRGFHQLFYSLRDLSIPTAAIISGQCLGGGMELAIMCNFLFADRTAKFGQPEIMLGVFPPPASLILPEKIGLARAEDLLLTGKTISAQEAKSIGLVNELYDDRVAMDTEIEKWIETNILPKSSSSLRFAVRASRAKFNHLLSNFLPQLESLYVKQLMETHDANEGINSFIEKRKPIWENNKAFSK, encoded by the coding sequence ATGAAAAAAGTAATTGTAAAATATTCTCACGGTAACTCAATTGCCAGGATAACTCTTACGGATGGAAAAGGAAATGTTCTGGATCATCTGATGATGGAAGAACTTCAATCCGTTTTTAATGAATTCAAAAGCAAACCCGAAATCAAACTCATCACATTTGAAGGAGCAGGAAAACATTTTTCATTTGGAGCAAGTGTGGAAGAACACAAAAAAGAATTTGCCGCAGCTATGCTCAGGGGGTTTCATCAGTTATTTTATTCGCTGAGAGATTTATCCATTCCGACTGCCGCAATCATCAGCGGACAATGTTTGGGTGGCGGAATGGAACTTGCCATCATGTGTAATTTTCTTTTCGCAGATAGAACGGCAAAGTTCGGTCAACCCGAAATTATGCTCGGAGTTTTTCCTCCACCTGCTTCTCTCATTCTTCCTGAAAAAATCGGATTGGCGAGGGCTGAAGATTTATTGCTGACAGGAAAAACTATTTCAGCACAAGAGGCAAAATCCATCGGACTGGTAAATGAGTTGTATGACGATAGAGTTGCCATGGATACAGAAATAGAAAAATGGATTGAAACAAACATTTTACCTAAAAGCTCTTCATCTCTGCGGTTTGCTGTGCGTGCTTCACGCGCAAAATTCAATCATCTGCTCAGCAATTTTCTTCCTCAGTTAGAAAGTCTGTACGTAAAACAGTTGATGGAAACCCACGATGCAAATGAAGGAATAAACTCATTTATCGAAAAAAGAAAACCCATTTGGGAAAACAATAAAGCATTTTCAAAATGA
- the had gene encoding 6-hydroxycyclohex-1-ene-1-carbonyl-CoA dehydrogenase — translation MSNDKLYQWQMTELNKEFKLAEINFPDLKEGEVLVKIAGCGVCHTDLSFWHYGVQTKHALPLTLGHEISGTVVAGDDKWMNKAVIIPAVLPCGECELCKKGRSNICRNQLMPGNDFQGGFASHIKVPSKFLCPVPDSVLKKYPLEQLSVIADAISTPYQVIKKSELEAGDLAIVIGVGGVGIYGALIAKIFGAKIIALDINDEKLATAKSNGVDATLNIKELDSKTIKEKVKELAKEIKAPKFGWKIFEFSGTKAGQDLAFNLITFTSTLSIVGFTMDKVEVRLSNLMAFDAKLIGTWGCRAELYPEVLDLIATDKLKISQFVQTFPMSKINEVFKNTLEHKYSKRSVMVPDFN, via the coding sequence ATGAGCAACGACAAATTATATCAATGGCAAATGACAGAACTCAATAAGGAGTTCAAACTCGCGGAAATTAATTTTCCTGATTTGAAAGAAGGGGAAGTGCTGGTGAAAATTGCCGGCTGTGGAGTTTGCCATACCGATTTAAGTTTCTGGCATTATGGCGTGCAAACAAAGCATGCACTTCCGCTCACACTCGGCCATGAGATTAGCGGAACAGTTGTAGCAGGTGATGACAAGTGGATGAATAAAGCGGTAATAATTCCTGCCGTACTTCCCTGTGGAGAATGTGAACTATGCAAAAAAGGAAGAAGCAATATTTGCAGAAACCAACTCATGCCGGGAAATGATTTCCAGGGTGGATTTGCTTCGCATATAAAAGTTCCTTCCAAGTTTTTATGTCCTGTTCCTGATTCGGTTTTGAAAAAATATCCGCTCGAACAACTTTCCGTAATTGCCGATGCCATTTCTACACCGTATCAGGTCATAAAAAAATCGGAACTGGAAGCCGGAGATTTAGCCATTGTAATTGGCGTGGGCGGTGTGGGGATTTATGGTGCGCTCATTGCAAAAATATTCGGAGCAAAAATAATTGCGCTTGATATTAATGATGAAAAACTTGCTACCGCAAAATCTAATGGTGTTGATGCCACACTTAACATCAAAGAATTGGATTCAAAAACAATTAAAGAAAAAGTAAAAGAACTTGCCAAAGAAATCAAAGCGCCAAAATTCGGCTGGAAGATTTTTGAATTCAGCGGCACAAAAGCCGGACAGGATTTGGCCTTTAATCTCATCACGTTCACATCCACGCTTTCCATTGTTGGATTCACGATGGATAAAGTAGAAGTTCGCCTGAGTAATCTGATGGCTTTTGATGCGAAGTTGATTGGAACATGGGGTTGTCGTGCCGAATTATATCCTGAAGTGTTGGATTTGATTGCAACTGATAAATTAAAAATTTCACAATTTGTACAAACTTTCCCGATGTCAAAAATAAATGAAGTGTTTAAAAATACGTTAGAACATAAATACTCCAAACGTTCGGTAATGGTGCCGGACTTCAACTAA
- a CDS encoding PKD domain-containing protein, translating to MIILKHHNNKSRIKIFLTALLVATIVSSGCVKKPTACFDASKTIAAINESITFNSSCATNMDNCEWDFGDGTKSTDANPTHTYAVAGNYTIKMMAMSKKDKMDEISKSITIQ from the coding sequence ATGATAATTCTAAAACACCACAACAATAAAAGCAGGATTAAAATATTTCTGACTGCATTGTTGGTGGCAACCATCGTTTCTTCCGGATGTGTCAAAAAACCCACAGCGTGTTTTGACGCAAGCAAAACAATTGCAGCTATTAATGAATCCATTACATTTAATTCTTCCTGCGCAACTAACATGGATAACTGTGAATGGGATTTTGGTGATGGAACAAAATCAACCGATGCTAATCCAACGCATACATACGCTGTTGCAGGAAATTACACAATCAAGATGATGGCAATGTCAAAGAAAGATAAAATGGATGAAATTTCAAAATCAATTACTATTCAATAA
- a CDS encoding cytochrome c, with product MKLLYSLLFILIISGCAVKDNTQGTAANQYSGLKLWEQNCARCHNSPSPASFSDAEWDVIGAHMRVRAYLIGKESDEIIKFLKTIN from the coding sequence ATGAAGCTGCTATACTCATTATTATTCATTCTGATTATTTCGGGCTGTGCAGTAAAAGATAATACGCAAGGTACTGCAGCAAATCAATATTCCGGTTTGAAGTTATGGGAGCAGAACTGCGCTCGTTGTCATAACAGTCCTTCTCCGGCATCTTTCAGCGATGCAGAATGGGATGTGATTGGAGCACACATGCGAGTACGCGCCTACCTAATAGGAAAAGAATCAGATGAAATAATTAAATTTTTGAAAACTATAAATTGA
- a CDS encoding 2-hydroxyacyl-CoA dehydratase has protein sequence MYKIQSAKLLKEIMTNYFLGMKDTSKKMAWCTSVGPAELLRSFGFEVHFPENHGALLGATRTAGDLIPESTKLGYNNDICSYLTADIGSYLKKQTPLQEHYGLAGPPKPALIVYNTNQCREVQDWMNYFAKEMNCPIAGITPPRYMDEVSDAHIADVSAQFKAMIPACEKASGKKFDIDRFRETLKLSKEATDLWKKVLWTATASPSPISFFDATIHMGPIVVLRGTQLAKDYYTALLKELQDNVEKKIGFLAEESSRIYWDGMPIWGKLRPMSDLFIENKAAVVASTYCNSWVFDAFDEKHPFESSAKAYTEIFINRSEAAKEKLLAKHVKDFRIDGMIFHDAKTCANNSNSRFGMPQRISEKLGIPTLTIEGDLCDLRFYSEAQSTTKIETFLEQIESTKTIHKPTAVISH, from the coding sequence ATGTACAAAATCCAATCCGCAAAACTGTTAAAGGAAATAATGACAAACTATTTTCTGGGGATGAAAGACACATCCAAGAAGATGGCATGGTGCACCAGTGTTGGACCAGCCGAATTGCTTCGCTCCTTTGGCTTTGAAGTTCACTTTCCCGAAAATCACGGAGCATTATTAGGCGCCACACGCACGGCAGGCGACCTTATTCCCGAAAGCACAAAACTTGGATATAACAATGATATATGTTCCTACCTGACTGCCGATATTGGTTCGTATTTAAAAAAGCAAACTCCGCTGCAGGAACATTATGGTTTGGCTGGACCTCCAAAACCCGCTCTGATAGTTTACAACACCAACCAATGCCGCGAAGTTCAGGATTGGATGAACTATTTTGCCAAGGAAATGAATTGCCCCATTGCCGGAATCACTCCTCCGCGCTATATGGATGAAGTAAGCGATGCGCATATTGCTGATGTGAGCGCGCAATTTAAGGCAATGATCCCTGCCTGTGAAAAAGCAAGCGGTAAAAAATTTGACATCGACCGCTTTCGCGAAACATTAAAACTCAGTAAAGAAGCAACCGACCTATGGAAAAAAGTATTATGGACGGCAACCGCTTCGCCATCGCCCATAAGTTTCTTCGATGCCACCATTCACATGGGACCCATTGTGGTTTTGCGCGGAACACAACTGGCAAAAGATTATTACACCGCCCTGTTAAAAGAACTTCAGGATAATGTGGAAAAGAAAATCGGGTTTCTTGCCGAAGAAAGCAGTAGAATTTATTGGGATGGAATGCCGATATGGGGAAAACTAAGACCGATGTCAGACCTGTTTATCGAAAACAAAGCCGCAGTGGTGGCTTCCACCTACTGCAACAGTTGGGTGTTTGATGCCTTTGATGAAAAACATCCGTTTGAATCCTCTGCCAAAGCATACACCGAAATATTTATCAACCGAAGCGAAGCAGCGAAAGAAAAATTATTGGCAAAACACGTAAAAGACTTTCGTATTGACGGAATGATATTTCACGATGCAAAAACCTGCGCCAATAATTCCAACTCCCGCTTCGGAATGCCCCAACGAATCTCAGAGAAACTTGGCATTCCCACCTTAACCATCGAAGGAGATTTGTGTGATTTGCGTTTTTATTCCGAAGCACAAAGCACCACCAAGATAGAAACCTTTCTTGAACAGATTGAAAGTACAAAAACAATACATAAACCAACAGCCGTAATTAGTCATTAG
- the oah gene encoding 6-oxocyclohex-1-ene-1-carbonyl-CoA hydratase has translation MGELKNHNLVETNYKDIIFEKRPCINHDGKPVKDLYNAWIILNNPKQYNSYTTQAVKEIILAFGEASNDRSVVAVVFTGVGDKAFCTGGNTKEYAEYYSGNPQEYSQYMRLFNDMVSAILKCEKPVVCRVNGMRIGGGQEIGMACDFTIAQDMARFGQAGPKHGSAAIGGATDFLHLYVGVERAMMSLTLCEPWTAHQAYNFGMITDIVPALKVDGKFIANPLVVVDKYTDEFGKIIFGTMKTGDEMKKGKEVMSKGTVDLSILDEAVNKLIAKLLHTFPNCLAKTLSEVRKKKLEHWDKNKESSREWLALNMMTEAKAGFKAFNDGPKDNREADFIKLRQLLAEGKEWNEEMHKLISPQYQTAKA, from the coding sequence ATGGGAGAACTTAAAAACCATAACCTTGTTGAAACTAACTACAAGGATATTATTTTCGAAAAACGCCCCTGTATAAATCATGACGGCAAACCTGTCAAGGATTTATACAACGCATGGATTATTCTCAACAATCCCAAGCAGTATAATTCTTACACTACACAGGCGGTAAAAGAAATTATTCTCGCGTTTGGCGAAGCGTCCAATGACAGAAGCGTTGTTGCGGTTGTGTTTACCGGTGTTGGTGATAAAGCATTTTGCACAGGCGGAAACACAAAAGAATATGCAGAATATTATTCGGGAAATCCTCAGGAGTATTCACAGTATATGCGTTTGTTCAATGATATGGTCAGCGCTATTCTGAAATGCGAAAAACCCGTAGTTTGCCGAGTGAACGGAATGCGTATAGGGGGTGGACAAGAAATCGGAATGGCTTGTGATTTCACGATTGCTCAGGATATGGCTCGCTTTGGGCAAGCAGGTCCAAAACACGGAAGCGCAGCAATTGGCGGTGCAACAGATTTTCTTCATCTATACGTGGGAGTAGAACGAGCAATGATGTCACTCACACTTTGCGAACCATGGACAGCTCATCAGGCATACAATTTCGGAATGATCACAGATATTGTTCCTGCCTTGAAAGTAGATGGAAAATTTATTGCCAACCCACTTGTAGTTGTAGATAAATATACTGATGAATTCGGAAAAATTATTTTTGGCACGATGAAAACAGGAGACGAAATGAAGAAAGGAAAAGAAGTAATGTCAAAAGGAACGGTTGATTTATCAATACTGGATGAAGCCGTCAATAAACTTATTGCGAAACTATTGCACACGTTTCCGAATTGTCTCGCAAAAACTTTGTCTGAAGTGCGCAAGAAAAAACTCGAGCACTGGGATAAAAATAAAGAATCAAGCAGAGAATGGCTTGCACTGAATATGATGACAGAAGCGAAAGCAGGATTTAAAGCATTCAATGACGGGCCCAAAGATAATCGCGAGGCGGATTTCATCAAACTCCGACAACTGCTTGCTGAAGGTAAAGAATGGAACGAAGAAATGCATAAATTAATTTCTCCTCAATATCAAACTGCAAAAGCATGA
- a CDS encoding cytochrome c codes for MKEVNKFFSGIVWLLFGVCFASAQGQPWVAPQGWSAKKNPIPSSNASIKAGKNTYRTLCIACHGETGKGNGSLSLNFNPHPADHTSKKFQQQKDGEIFYKITTGRNAMPPFSIALSENERWNVINYIRTLAVLDKPIPSKKTNVVVAVTPSVTSTSTQQKNISNDTSSANKTKLAVKALDTMVVHKDSIAATKKIQQINIDTLSKNTVAKDTFPVSLPVIASSDSMNPNYQSEDSKEERRKVLLTGSANIDMNIDGKKFNSAGFAVGFLPLIVWQPSKNLLFESHFHISAGSGSPQSNTSSGSMGGMIMRTSNSPSPLHGGMSSTTTSTSSASSATTSASIMLAYADLVYFINPYVTLTGGMFLSPFGLYPERMHAPWMNRLPDAPAGMGSEQVLPETELGMQARGGIPIWKIKAVYALYFSNGPSLVDDTSKSAGKLSYDNLTDNNKNKALGGRVGFLPIPNNSSLEIGFFAQRARVGKDETPHAGVQAMLYGADIMYHQYFRFLKGVIDFKGQHCKVSADKVYYKANPMLILNVPAEDVNLNDSTYRFNNVTELYFVMISYRPTASEHFLKNTEYIFRYDYLKEPVFSRWNNSGSRFTMGIEYWLDSRSAFKLAYQVGVPENIFFKNQNLLMFQWVIGF; via the coding sequence ATGAAAGAAGTCAATAAATTTTTCTCAGGCATTGTATGGCTTCTTTTCGGAGTATGTTTTGCTTCTGCTCAGGGGCAGCCATGGGTGGCTCCGCAAGGTTGGTCTGCCAAAAAAAATCCAATCCCTTCAAGCAACGCATCTATAAAAGCCGGGAAGAATACTTACCGCACTTTATGCATTGCCTGCCATGGTGAAACCGGAAAAGGAAACGGTAGTTTATCGTTGAATTTTAATCCGCATCCTGCCGACCACACAAGTAAAAAATTTCAGCAGCAGAAAGACGGAGAAATATTTTATAAAATAACTACCGGTAGAAATGCAATGCCACCCTTCAGCATAGCACTTTCCGAAAATGAAAGGTGGAATGTTATCAATTATATCCGCACACTTGCCGTTTTGGATAAACCAATACCCTCAAAGAAAACCAATGTGGTTGTTGCTGTTACTCCTTCAGTTACTTCCACTTCTACTCAGCAGAAAAATATTTCCAATGATACTTCTTCAGCGAACAAAACAAAGCTTGCAGTAAAAGCACTCGATACAATGGTGGTTCACAAGGATAGCATTGCTGCAACCAAAAAAATACAACAGATTAATATTGACACACTGTCAAAAAACACTGTTGCTAAAGATACGTTTCCCGTTTCTCTGCCAGTTATTGCTTCATCAGACAGTATGAATCCAAATTATCAAAGTGAAGATTCAAAAGAAGAAAGAAGAAAAGTTCTACTTACCGGCTCTGCAAACATTGATATGAATATTGACGGAAAAAAATTTAACTCAGCAGGATTCGCAGTGGGATTTTTGCCTCTTATAGTATGGCAACCATCAAAAAATTTATTGTTTGAATCGCATTTTCATATTTCAGCAGGATCCGGTTCACCTCAAAGCAATACATCATCTGGCAGCATGGGAGGAATGATAATGAGAACTTCAAATTCTCCTTCACCCTTGCATGGAGGAATGAGTTCAACCACTACTTCAACATCCTCTGCTTCGTCCGCTACCACTAGTGCAAGCATCATGCTGGCTTATGCTGATCTGGTTTACTTCATAAATCCTTACGTGACACTCACAGGTGGAATGTTCTTGTCTCCATTCGGATTATATCCTGAACGTATGCACGCGCCCTGGATGAATCGTCTGCCCGATGCTCCGGCAGGAATGGGAAGCGAACAAGTGCTTCCTGAAACAGAATTGGGCATGCAGGCGAGAGGTGGAATTCCTATCTGGAAGATCAAAGCAGTTTACGCGCTGTATTTCTCGAACGGCCCTTCACTGGTGGATGACACCAGCAAAAGTGCCGGAAAACTTTCTTACGATAATCTTACTGATAATAACAAAAACAAAGCGCTTGGCGGAAGAGTAGGTTTCCTTCCCATTCCCAACAACTCTTCTCTGGAGATTGGATTTTTTGCACAACGGGCTCGTGTCGGTAAAGACGAAACGCCTCATGCAGGCGTGCAGGCAATGCTCTATGGAGCTGATATTATGTATCATCAATATTTCAGATTCCTCAAAGGAGTAATTGATTTTAAAGGACAGCACTGCAAAGTTTCGGCAGATAAAGTTTATTACAAAGCCAATCCGATGCTAATACTCAACGTTCCTGCAGAAGATGTTAACCTGAACGATTCTACCTATCGGTTTAACAATGTTACTGAACTATATTTTGTAATGATTTCTTATCGTCCAACTGCATCTGAACATTTTTTAAAGAATACAGAATATATTTTCAGGTATGATTATTTAAAGGAACCGGTCTTTTCACGATGGAACAATAGCGGATCACGCTTTACAATGGGAATTGAATATTGGTTGGATAGCCGATCTGCCTTTAAACTTGCTTATCAGGTTGGAGTGCCGGAAAATATATTTTTCAAAAACCAAAACTTATTGATGTTTCAATGGGTAATAGGATTTTGA
- a CDS encoding YncE family protein — protein sequence MNKKLILYMSLAGIAFLVITCRKDETGSDYKGYPLEVGKILLTKCAVAGCHTDKSKDAANGLSLESWTSLFKGSRYGNTAVVPYRADLSFLMYFSNTYSDFGISNKPTMPPGQEPLSRDEMTTLRDWINAGAPARNGLIPFSPLSEHQQLFVINQGCDNVYNVDATTGSIMRCINVGGNPNAIESPHQIAMSRDGKYFFVCFYSGSVFQKFRIADGSLAGQVNIGQGSWNSFVTSPDDSLAFVVDWQADGKIAVVNIKNMTLLTSYSGSGLLQSPHGSALKNNWLYVTSLPGNFIYKINVSDIYNPEFFQLPLQPGEPINIPPKYDPHAIHFSPDGTEYNVSCQKSNEVRFFSSVNDSLIAVVPVGKYPQHPHYSSSTDYVFCTCEEDDVTFPGKTGSVYVINYKSHTVVSKIFTGWQPHGNMPDDMSGKVYILNRNVNPTGPAPHHSSACGGRNGNMTAIDMKTLQLVPNYKPELGADPYYPAMAGHYH from the coding sequence ATGAACAAGAAACTGATACTATATATGTCATTAGCGGGTATCGCTTTTCTTGTCATCACTTGCAGGAAAGATGAGACAGGTTCTGATTATAAAGGATACCCGCTTGAAGTAGGAAAAATTCTTCTCACTAAATGCGCGGTTGCCGGCTGTCATACTGATAAAAGCAAAGATGCTGCAAACGGATTATCACTCGAAAGCTGGACGAGTTTATTCAAAGGAAGCCGCTACGGAAATACAGCCGTTGTTCCATACCGCGCTGATCTGAGTTTCCTTATGTATTTTTCTAACACGTATAGTGATTTTGGAATTTCCAATAAACCCACCATGCCTCCGGGGCAGGAACCATTATCAAGAGACGAAATGACTACCCTCCGAGACTGGATAAATGCAGGTGCGCCAGCAAGAAACGGTTTGATTCCATTTTCACCTCTTTCAGAACATCAGCAATTATTCGTTATCAACCAAGGGTGCGACAATGTATATAATGTTGATGCGACAACCGGGTCCATCATGCGCTGTATAAATGTGGGTGGCAATCCCAATGCTATTGAGTCGCCTCATCAAATTGCTATGTCACGCGATGGTAAATATTTTTTTGTGTGTTTTTACAGTGGAAGCGTGTTTCAGAAATTTCGGATTGCTGATGGTTCTTTAGCCGGGCAGGTAAACATAGGGCAAGGTTCATGGAACAGTTTTGTTACTTCGCCAGATGATAGTTTAGCGTTTGTTGTTGATTGGCAAGCCGATGGAAAAATTGCTGTAGTCAACATCAAAAACATGACGTTGCTTACATCATACAGTGGCAGCGGGCTGCTGCAATCTCCACATGGAAGCGCATTAAAAAATAATTGGCTTTATGTAACTTCATTGCCCGGAAATTTTATCTATAAAATAAACGTGTCGGATATTTACAATCCTGAATTTTTCCAATTGCCTCTTCAACCGGGTGAACCTATCAACATTCCTCCGAAATACGACCCGCATGCCATCCATTTTTCTCCCGATGGCACTGAATATAATGTGAGTTGCCAGAAATCAAATGAAGTGAGATTCTTCAGTTCAGTCAATGACAGCTTAATTGCAGTTGTGCCCGTAGGAAAATATCCTCAGCACCCGCATTATTCCAGTTCAACTGATTATGTTTTTTGCACTTGTGAGGAAGATGATGTAACATTTCCAGGAAAGACCGGTTCTGTATACGTGATTAATTACAAAAGTCATACTGTTGTAAGTAAAATTTTTACAGGATGGCAGCCACACGGCAATATGCCGGATGATATGAGCGGTAAAGTTTATATTCTTAACCGCAATGTAAACCCAACAGGACCTGCTCCGCATCATTCTTCTGCCTGTGGAGGTCGTAATGGAAATATGACGGCAATTGATATGAAAACATTACAGCTTGTTCCTAACTATAAACCTGAACTGGGTGCCGACCCCTATTACCCTGCAATGGCAGGTCATTATCATTAA